The nucleotide sequence CTCTTTTTCTCAACAGGGGTCTTTGTCATTTTAATGATGATGTGGGCTGCGGTAAGCTCTCTGGCTTTACCATTCTTGGTGCTGTTTTCTGACACCACTTCAACTGTGGTAGCACAGTAGTCACTCTTTTGGGATTTCGTGATGACCTTTATGCTGGAGCTGCCGTTGCTAAAATGTCTTTGTGTGGTGGAGACATTTGTGCTCTCATCCATCTTTCCTTCCTCCTTCTGGATGGAAGGGACGACACTGAGGGAAGTCGAGGGATTTGAGACCACCTTTTCCTCTACTTGGCCGCAATGATCCGTCATTACTTCACCAGCTGCCTTGCCATTTTGTACTTTGACATTCTGCAACCCTTCAGGTGCACTTGAAATGTTGTTATTCGGTTTCATTGTTTTGCCTCGCACTGGACTGGGAGAAATGGTGCCTTTGTTGGACTCTGTCTCCTTCTTATCCTTCTTGATCCGACTCTTGCTAGCACGGGATATGTGCACATACAAAATAGTCATGGTAATAACCGGTAGATAGAAGGATGCTATTCCAGTGCCAAAAGTGGCAACTGGATTTGAGAAGAATTGTACATGACACTCACCCTCTTCAACTGTCCGCCCACCTACAATGAACTGCCAGAAGAGAATGGCAGGGCCCCACAGGATAAATGACAGCACCCAAGCAGCTGCAATCATCATCCATGCCATCTTGGTGGTTCTCTTCACAGGGTAGCTGAGAGGCTTTGTCACACAGAAGTATCGGTCAAAGCTGATGATAAGAAGGTTCATGACAGATGCATAACTAACAACATAATCTAGAGCCAGCCACAAATCACACACCACTGGGCCCATAGGCCAGTAGCCAAAGACGATGTAAATGGTGTAAAGGTTCATGGAGAACACACCAACAATCAAATCAGCAGAGGCtaagctgaaaataaaatagTTGTTAATTGTTTGTAGCTGTCTATTCACTTTGATAGAAAGCATAACCAGAATGTTTCCGATAATGGTCACCAGACTCAAAGATAATGTTACAATCACAATGAAGATTACTTCAACTGTTTTGTAAGCGCTCCCTCTTTCAATGTATGTTCGGTTGCTGAGAGATGAATTTGTCTGCGTTAAATTAGACATCCTTTCCCTCTGAGTTAGCATTGAAGCGGCCTAAACGTAGAAAATAGTAGAAAAAGGAGAAATATTAGCAAACAAGCAATAAAGGATTTCTAATTGAAGTCTCACCAGCAAGAACACAGAAGACCATTTGCTGAAAAAAAACTTCAAGATTATTGCTGAGGGACTTACTTATAAACAGGAATCACAGAGATCATTTTTGTACGTACAATTAATTATGAATTAATAGTTAATTGCTAGTACCTAAACGAATGAAGATGATGCCCGACATtgtaaaaatgttttcattagattGGTCCACCTTTATGCAATTAAAATGATGGAAAACCTCTGATCCCATTGTTCCCTTATGTGCACGTACCTTCAAAGCAAAAACTATATGAATAATAGAAATTTCAGAAAGGACGCAAGAAAAACAGATGCACAGGATCATCCATCTCCTATAGCGTGAACAGCCATCCAGTTTCATAAACTTGCAGTCAAAAGTTGCAATGAAGCAAAGTACCGGAAGGAGAGAAGAATCTGGGATTGAGTTACGTCAGATCAACAGCATGTGTTTCAAAACATAATGCTAAGGAACCATGTTATTGGTGGTTTAACATTGTTGATTTCCCCTAGTTATGAAACCCATGAGAAAGCTAAAAAAACGGTGGTCTAATTTTCTTGAAACTAATAGTCTAAGAGGGGAAGTTATGACTTGTAGAAAAATGATAGTTGATACCTGAAGCTAAGGggcaccaatatccttgtgggcaggtttgctggagatGTGGAGGATAGTTTAAACTAATTAGGCAGGGAGGATGGGACCTGGAATTTTAGGTCTGAAGACGGGGCAGTTGGTaaacaagtaaatgcagtgtgtagtgagactgtgaggaaggacaggcaggtgatagggcaaAGTTGCAGTCACTGGGATGAATTGAAGTCTAACATGGTGGCAAAGTCGAAGAGGTTAAAGAATGTATGTCTGAAGGTGTCATAATTGAAAGCTCACTGTACAGTATGTGGAATGAGGTTGAGGTTAGAGTTTGCAGATATGATATCACTGAATCGttgctgaaagaaaatcatagttggGAGATTAACTTCAAAAGACAGAttgtatagaaaggacaggcaggttggTAAAGGGGATGGAATGGCTTTGTTAGTAAAGAATTGAATCAGATCCTTAGAAATAGGAAAACATTGAATTAAAAGATGGAGAATTCTTGTGAGTAAtggagaaactgcaagggtaaaaaaagaccctgatgggggtTATATCCAGGCCTTCCAACAGTGGCCTAAAGGTGGGGTACAACTTACAACAGAAGAGGCGTGTAAATTTGGAAATATTACAATAGTCGTGGGGTTTTTCAATATTCAGGTTGATTGAGAAATTCAGGTTGGTGCCGAAGCCCAAGAGATGAAATTTGTAGGAAGCGTACACGTTGGGTTTCTGAAAAACCGCTTGTGGTTGAGGCCACCAGGCGAAAGGCAATTTTGGATTGAGTGCAGTGTTATGAACCAGATTTCATTGGAGtgattaaggtaaaggaacccttacgaGTCAGgcatcataatatgataaattcACTCTGGAGTTTgggagggagaaaataaagtcagatATATTAGTAATTTAGTGGAAAAAAAAGGAACACTgtaacagaagcatgagagaggagctgaccaaatttAATTGGAAGGGGCTGTTCCAGGGattacagcagaacagcaatggttggtgtatctgagagcaattcagaaggcgccGGATAGATACATCctcaagtattctaaagggagtatTAGGTAACAGTGGCTGACAACCGAAGTCAAAAACAGCgtagagggaaaaaaagagaacaaataaTACAGTAAAaattgtgggaagttagaggattgtgatGTATTTAAAAAGCTAACAATAATTTATAAAGAGAGATCTGAACGTAAGAGCCAATAATATGATGATACCAAAACAATTATTTCAAAAATATAAAAAGTAAAGgagagacgagagtggatatcagaccactggaaaatgatgcaggcgaaatagtaatgggggaacagacatggcagacaaacttaatacATATTTTCTGCATGtcctcactgtgaaagacactaggaGTTTGTCAAAAATCCAAAAGTATCGGAGGCAGAATTAAGtgctgttgctattactaagaagaaggtgctttggaggttgaaagtttgaatgctaggtaagtcacctggaccagatgtactACACTCtcgggttctaaaagaggtagcggCGGATGTCGTTGAGACATTAgtcaagatctttcaagaattattagGTTCTAGAATTGCTCTGGAGTATTGGAAAAAAGCAAATATCTCTCCACACTTTAAGGGAGCGAGGCAAATGAAATAGAATTATTAGCCAGTcatcctgacttcagtagttggagGTATTGGGGTCATTATTAAGAATGATGTTTTGGTGtagttggaggcacatggtaaagcaggcaaagtcagaatggtttccttcaggggaaatcatgcctaacaaatctgttggaattcgttgaggaaagaacaagcaggatagacaacagaaaatctgtggatgttgATTAATAGGAGTTTCAGatgggctttgacaaggtgccgcacatgagtctgcttagcaaattaagagcccatggcattacaggaaagatactagtatagATAGAAGGTTGGTTAACTGGCAGAAGAgaaggattgagaataagaggtcttTTCTGTTTTTTCTGCAGTCTATAGGTAGTGTTCCACTTGGGTCTTTGTCGGAGCCGGTTCTTTTCACgttatctgtcaatgatttgggtgactgaattgatggctttacgACAAGTTTCAGTATTACACAAAAATATAAGAGTAAGGATGTAATCCTGGGGCATTATAACCATTGGTcataccacacttggagcactgtgagcagatttgggccccttatctaagaaaagatatgttggcattggagagggtctataTAGATCCATGGGAAAAAAGTGTTTATCAATGAGGAGAATGTGATGgtgctgggcctgtactctcttgagtttagaagaatgaaggcggatctcattgaaacctatcgaatattgaactgcctagatagagaggatttggagaggatgtttctgatactGGGGGAGActaatttttttaattagtttccgGTATGCTCAGTTATTTGCAGCTTGAAAACATTTCTTCTCAATTTTCGTTACAGCTCTGACAGATTTGTGATATTTATACAATTATTTTACATCAgcaaaatcacaaaatgctggatgaactcagcagagatTTGCCAgaccattgtgtgtgttgctttggatttccaacagctGCAGATATTCTCGTCTTTTTTTCTACATCAGCAACGTGTTCATTTGTTCGTTGCTATCTCTGTTCGTATCTATGtttcgtttgtgtgtgtgtgtgtgtgtgtatgtgtgtgtgtgtgtgtgtgtgtgtgtgtgtgtgtgtgtatgtgtgtgtgtgtgtgtgtgtgtgtgtgtgtgtgtgtgtgtgtgtgtgtgtgtgtgtgtgtgtgtgtgtgtgtgtgtgtgtgtttgtatctggTCAGGAAGATGTTGAAGCATTGAAGGGCAATTCAAAATTGGAAACCGCAGGGGCAGAAGTTCGGTGTCGGTCGGGCGGTGTCGGTGCACCTCGTTTACAGATGTACAATTAATCAGCAAATCCCTGAAATCTGTAAATGTTACTGCTCCGAGATGAAGTCAGTCTTTGTCATTAGAGCTCCCGCATTATTTCCTGCAGATGAATCACTGTTTAGATAACGCCGAAGAATTGTTGGTGTAGTTGTCTTCAGTCGGCCGAATACTTGCATCAGAGACAATGAATTTAAATTAAAGTGTTTGTTCAAGTAGCTGTAATGAAGAAAGTTAGTCAGCGGTGCAACCGTATCTCAGGAGACCGATACTTTGTATAAATCAGCGCCGTTTTGACGAAATCTGCTCAAAGTGTCTGCCGAGCTGTGGATTCGGGAGTAACAGAATTCAtacattctcactgaaatggattGTTCTCTCATCTGGCAGATAGAGGAAGTCTActgtccttttatttcagcctttggaattcccggtaggCCACAGTGTCACCTGCCGTTGGTGAGAATTGAAGTTTAATTATAATATTGTGATCGCTTCTGTCGctggtttccactgtcacctgtccAGTCCGGTGTTCTGCatttcaggaatggaatggaaacaccgGGAATGTGTATTCTGGGATACGGATCGAaaacaaactgctgcaggaatTTAGCGAATCGGCCAACATCTGTGGAATTGAACAGGTTGCACAGCGTTCTTCCAGCTGTTGGTGTTCAATAATTTGATGTTCGTGTTTCTGTGCTTTGGTCTTGTAGCAGATGCCCTGTATTTGAAAATACTGGATTTGCACAGCCCGCTGAGACTAAACGAATTGATTGTCTACAGTTGTACTTGTACGGTTGTCTGAGTTACGTGCAACAATAAAACTATCTTTTGGTAGTAACAATTTAGCCAATGTGAGGAATAATTTTCTCAACTTGCTTTTCCCTGTCTCTCATCCAGCGAACTTGTGATCCTGtgccggggaaagtgcggtctctccaaatgtgtcactcgctacctggtgggaatggcagtggccgatctcctggtcgttatctcggatCCGCTGCTGGGGTGGACTGCATCGttttattttccccgatcattcattttcatcactcctgtgtgcagtctCGGTGGATGGCTTGTAtttgcgagcactgcgacctctgcctggctgactgtcgctttcattGTCGATCGATTTGTGACTATTTGCTAcgagaagctgaaagcaaaatattgcaccgagagaacggcggctgtggttatcgcgacagtgagtgtgctggccagTTTGGGGAGTGTCCCGTGGGGCTTTATATCCGAGTCTATGGTACCAATTGATagtgttccctggtattgtgcTCTTACATCTAGTTTCGAAAAGTATCCCGCATGGGCTGCATTtaaattgttttacaacattttaaccccttgtgccccattctttctgattttgctgttcaatataCTGACTGTTAGGCGGATTCTCGCGGCCAGTCGAACACGTaaggggctccggggacaaaagagtggagagactgaTACGGACAGGGAGACAGCGAACCATCATAAATCTGTCATTTTGCTATTCAGCATATCCGGTAGTTTCACATTGTTGTGGGTAACAGAAGTGGCATTTTATATCTATCAAAGaatttcaatgagttttgtttATTCTGTCCCGGACCCCTGTTACATCGCAGAAGATATTTCAGCgatgctgcaggttctcagttcctgcaccaaaaCTTGTATTTACggactgactcagagcaaattcagaGAGGAACTGAAGAATGTGGTGAAATACCCGTTGAATCGGATTTTTATGAAGAGAGAAAACAAACAATGTGATGAACAGTGATACAAATCAAATATGAGAAAATCTCTTAGATCCTCGAAATCCGTAAACAACATGCACAAACtcagagtcctgatgaatggtgtaCGCCTCTGTTTATTCTTTCCCGTAGAATTTTCCTTTGCATAAAATCTCCCTCTCTTATTAAATTGAAAGGTCAGGCGAGCCTGTTACCCCTGCTTCTCGGTTTTGACAACACCGCCTGATCCCCGAGTATAATATCGTCTGCATGAAACCCTCCTGCTCCTGTCGTGACCCGTCTTAACGGACACGCTCTTgttctcctccttcccattcttctcCTTTTCATTCCCTCTGCCACTTTCAACTGTCTTCCAGCTAGTGAACCTTAACTGAGCTTTAGAACACAAAACACCGTACGGTAAGAATACAGATACTACTACAGCCGTTGCTAGAGCGGATGATGCACGGCTTCACAACATCTATCACGATACCGTAAAGGCATTTACCTTTATGACCGCTGTCAGCAATTGAACTGTTATTGAGCGCCGGGAGGGAGCGCAACAGAGAACCGAAGAGAGGGACAGCAGGCGACTAAGAGAGAGACAAATAGAGCGAATTATATCAGCAAGTTGGCATGGCGATATTCTCAGACGTGTGGATAACAAGGAGGAGGAGACATAGATCAAAAAGCAATAAGGTGGTTAAATCCTTCGGGGATTTAGTCAATGAGGCGACCGACACGCATGCAGGCAAACatgcagtaaaaaaaaaattcttcatggTCAGCACACACATAGCGAGCTGGAGGATAGGGCCAATCTCTAAAACAATCTATCACTcttctcctcttcccacagtcaaTCTTCCGGGACCACAACCACGGTCTCTCGCTCCCACAGGTCACTCCCcctaacacccccaccccccggatcGCTCTCTGCACAGGCTCTCTTCGCtccttctctccctttctcttagTTTTACTCCATTTTCTCTCCACCGGTCTCCCTGTCTGCTCAGCAtctctctcccagtctctctccctctcccaaatCGGCTTCGCTCGCACTGGTCTCGCTTGCACTCCCCCGTGTCTTTCGCTGTCCCCAGTGTTTTCCCCCATTCCCACTCACTATAATCTGgttctccccgtctccctctgACCCCTGCCTCTTCTCTTCCAGTTTCATTCCCCGTCTTCCTTCACGTCTCTCTCCCCGATTCTCATTCTCCCAGCCGCTCTCTCCACCATcgctctctccccgtctctctcatcCCGTTATCCCACTCTCTTCCATTCTCTCCGCCTCGATCACTCAATGTCTGCCATTCACACTCccctagtctctctctccctcagtctcTCGCCGTCTGTCTTTTATCCTCCCCAAAGTCTTCCCGGGTACTGCTGAGCATTAAAACAATTGCCAGTGATTCTTCATTGTTACCTTTTTATAAACAATCTTGCCGTACCAGAATTTAGAAAAGGTGAGGAAAGGAAATTCatttccagttgcagccactgacttttACTTACAGCCACTAAACAAGATTGACTGCTAACGTCACAGAGGCCTTCCTGGCGGTTATCCTTCTCCGGCGATTTTATTTGTCAGGCAGCCTGGCCAAGACTGTGTCTTCAAATTGTCCCACCCTTCCTAAATGAACTGCATTGAGCTCAGAGCTATTATCACAACGATGTTTCTATGAGGCCTACATGATTCCTGTGGAGTTATATATGTGTGTTTACTTTTCCGATGGCCCAGTCCAATTGGGATCGAGACAGGAGGCAATTCTCAGTCCTGTGAGTGCGATTACGAGTGAGTGAGTTCGAGGGCTTTCTGATTTTGTCCTGCTGCCAGTTGAATTGGGACTCAGAGAGGAGGCTGCTCCCGGGACCTTGAGCGTGATTAAGACTAACGCTGCTCTCACGTTCTTGCAGAGTTTTCCTGCCGCCAAttagaaaggaaaaataaaaatgaacCAGGGACACACGGAGAAGCCATTGTGTAATTGGGCCCTTGTTGTCCATTCGTTCCTGCCCactgattccacccccccccggcACATATCATTGTGAAcaaaacaagtgctacatctagCCCCACCAATTagggacccaaacagtcctttcaaatCAGGCGACACTCTGTACGGTGCTCCGGATGTGGCCTCCTGTAAAACGGCGAGACCAgttcgccgagcacctacgctctgcccGCCAGAACCAGCGGCATCACCCAAATGAATTCTACTTCTCATTTTgaatctgatatgtctatccatggtctcctcaacTTCCGGGATCTGGTCACACTTagggtggaggaacaataccATATTTTCTGTTTTGGTAGCCACAGAGCTGAGTGTCGATTTTCCAAActcccacttcaccatttcccatttcctTGCCCCTCTCTGATGTTATGTCCTTGTccgcccatcccctccctctggtgctcctcgttcacccatcttttttttccattgtccctttcaccaatcaaatcccagctctttgcttcatcctggtttcacctatcgcctggtgtctcactctcccctctccgcacCTATCAAATCTACTCAACCTTTCTTCTCCAGTCTTGCCGAAGAGTTTTACCCGAAAAGTCGACTAATTTTatcttccatagattctgcctgatctgctgagtttctccagcattttctctgtgtgttgctcggattcccagcatctgtagatgttcTTTAGCCAGAATGGAGAGGCTTCATCGAGAACAAGCTTTGTCGAGCAACTATCGGATCAGTTTATTCTTCATTATTCCTCTGTTAGTACGGATGGTCCCGGTGCAGATGTGTTTCCCTTTTATGAGATGTTGATATTCCGTGGTATTCTCCCGGATAATGGCATCTTCAGCAGGTGCACCGAGCGGCATTTCTTCATGGAAATCAATAAGGAACTGGAATTGCAGCTTGAGGATCGTCAGGTCTTAAGGGACACTGAGGAGGTGAAAGATAAGGGCTGCAAGGAGATAGTAACCACAAAGGAGGCATAAACCTGAGTGGGTGTCTGGAGCTTGTAGGAAATGAGCAGCCAGTGTATATTACAACCGTGATCCACCTCAATAATAGTATACCAATTTGGAGACTGTGTGGAGGGACGAGCTAGCAGTGTCGCCACAACGATCGGGTCTCTATGTCTCTGAATCTGACACATTTGCTCAGATGGGAAGGGGATGGTGGTGTGAGAGAAGGGGGTTGCAGTTGGGATCGGGAATTTCATTGTGAGAGATGTAGACATGAGATTCAGTGGATTCATTGGAAACACTGAGATAGTGTGCTCGCTCAGAGGTATCAGGGTTACAGGTGAATATGAGAGGGGTACGGGTAACTGACTGATCGGTCGGAGGATAGGACAGTAGGTAAGCAAGCATAGGGAGTGTTtaatgagactgtcaggaaggacagacaggtgacagGGCAAAACCACAAGAGTGGAACAAGATCGAAAAGGGTGATTAATACAGGAGTGAAGGTGTTATAATGGAATGCAAGCAATAAacgaaattctctctctctctgtctgtcgctctccctctctcgctctgttGTGGACTGTCGTTTATCTTTTCCCTTTTTCCCACTTCATGAGCCTTCGTTTTACTAGTTTCCCGGGAGTTATGTATTACCTGATCAGAATCTGTACCATCTTATCTCTTGGAAACGCTGTACTTGATACAACACTTAGAAACAGGACAACATGTCTATATGGAATAAATTATGATTTCCGTATCTAGCGTCGGGAAAGTGCGTCTATGGACATGTACTGTCTATAAACGTACTCACGCTGATTTGTAAAACATCACTGTACAATGGTCTTTGCTGTACTCACGCAAAACATTCCCACTTTATAGACTGAAAAAAAGTCTAACAAAGATCGATATTTTTTTGTTACATGTCTTGTCATATGGCAAAGAGGAATcaaatttaactctttcctcACACCAGTGCAAAATTCATTGTATTAGAACGAAGGGATAGAGCATGCGTTTGCGACGTAGGTAAGGATTCGTTGATTGATTTATTGATTAGGGAGCGGGGCGTAAGTTTATAAGTTCTTCATCTAATAACAGATACAATATTTTACCACCTTTTGCCGTCCCCTTTCCAGCTTTCATGCACACATAACCTATTTCTAGTACACCATCTGTGTTTACTGAACAACCAATTTCACAAGCAGGTATATACTCCCTTACCTACCTTCTCCGTGTTACCTATTTACAAGCAGCCTGTCACATATCCAATCTCAACTCCTCTACTTTACTCACAAATAAACCTTAAAATCCTGCTAGAAGAACTGTCCGGGACCGATCATACAGGTATGGTAGCAAAGGAGATTGGGCATGTCATCAGAAATATTGGCGACCCTACTGAGGGCTCTGGAGTGTGCTGATTGACTGCATTACGGTCTGGTCTGGGAACAGCAGAGACTTTGAGCGGAAAATCCAACGCGTGGCGGGATGATTCGGTCGAGTATATCTCGGCTTGATCCCTCTCAGCCTTTGGCTACACCTCCTAAAACATTGCCGTGGGATAGCAGCGTCTATCATTGGggattctcaccacccaggccgcgcTCTTTCCTcgcagctgccatcaggtagatggtacaagagcctcaggacacgcactaccaggctcaagaacaccAGATACCGgttaaccatcaggttcttgaacaaaatgggataacgacacacatttaaatacaggCTTTTTATTTCATGCTCGGCGCTTATTGAGatatatttatatctgcatttgcacagattgttgtccattgatcctgttgactgttactgttctataggttAGCCAAGTGTGCCCATAGggaaaaaaataatatcactgttgtatgtggtgacatgtgtgtACTCTGATTAAAGATTTTTCTATGAATAATTGAACTTTGAAGAATTCATATTCCTCATCTCACAATTGCACCTTATCTCGCACACGTACCTTCAATCACATTCCATATCTCTCACGTTTGCACAGTCATCAAATACTGTCACTCTCTGAACGCGCATATATAGAATCGCGCAGAGCCCCTTCTG is from Hypanus sabinus isolate sHypSab1 unplaced genomic scaffold, sHypSab1.hap1 scaffold_1485, whole genome shotgun sequence and encodes:
- the LOC132387020 gene encoding muscarinic acetylcholine receptor M2-like, translating into MSNLTQTNSSLSNRTYIERGSAYKTVEVIFIVIVTLSLSLVTIIGNILVMLSIKVNRQLQTINNYFIFSLASADLIVGVFSMNLYTIYIVFGYWPMGPVVCDLWLALDYVVSYASVMNLLIISFDRYFCVTKPLSYPVKRTTKMAWMMIAAAWVLSFILWGPAILFWQFIVGGRTVEEGECHVQFFSNPVATFGTGIASFYLPVITMTILYVHISRASKSRIKKDKKETESNKGTISPSPVRGKTMKPNNNISSAPEGLQNVKVQNGKAAGEVMTDHCGQVEEKVVSNPSTSLSVVPSIQKEEGKMDESTNVSTTQRHFSNGSSSIKVITKSQKSDYCATTVEVVSENSTKNGKARELTAAHIIIKMTKTPVEKKRGAVTRENKVTRTILAILLACIITWTPYSLINTLCSVCVPNTLWTIGYWLCYINSTLNPACYALCNATFKKTFKHLLFCQYKNIGATR